Proteins from a genomic interval of Benincasa hispida cultivar B227 chromosome 7, ASM972705v1, whole genome shotgun sequence:
- the LOC120081155 gene encoding uncharacterized protein At3g27210-like, with protein sequence MGNCVIVRRDQKSCSNFKWSVGSETVVNVDLPTDSNKANVWEKEIVGRLCSSPLSSHLASSPQFSKGDEMFFDSQAWLDSDNDDFFSVNGDNTPSCGSTPVWRPNAVEAPPADPLPPKETKKLLFELFQESFNRDHGRSIANTTSNRHNIEVVIMEANNKKPISRSVNEKSAQSTTPWCIPVPKLARSLSLGDKKKRLLSPCHGGGRVHQ encoded by the exons ATGGGAAATTGTGTTATTGTTCGTAGAGACCAAAAATCTTGTTCTAATTTCAAGTGGTCGGTCGGTTCTGAGACGGTCGTCAATGTTGATCTTCCAACTGACTCCAATAAAGCCAACGTTTGGGAAAAGGAGATCGTCGGGAGGCTTTGTTCCAGTCCTCTCTCTTCACATCTAGCCTCTTCTCCACAATTCA GTAAAGGCGATGAAATGTTCTTCGATTCACAGGCTTGGTTGGATTCCGATAACGATGATTTCTTCAGCGTTAATGGAG ATAATACACCGTCGTGCGGCAGCACTCCAGTATGGCGTCCCAATGCCGTAGAAGCACCGCCGGCTGATCCCTTACCGcccaaagaaacaaagaaaCTGCTATTCGAGCTGTTTCAGGAAAGCTTCAACAGAGATCATGGAAGATCAATTGCAAATACAACAAGTAATCGTCACAATATTGAGGTCGTAATTATGGAGGCCAATAATAAGAAGCCAATTTCTAGATCGGTGAATGAAAAATCGGCGCAGTCAACGACGCCGTGGTGTATTCCGGTTCCAAAATTGGCGCGGAGCCTCAGCCTTGGCGACAAAAAGAAGAGG